The following are encoded in a window of Flavobacterium cupriresistens genomic DNA:
- a CDS encoding efflux transporter outer membrane subunit yields MKNNVYKIVTVVVSATVMQSCFVAKEYKRPDVKTENLYRTEVAAKDSVSLANISWNNIFTDPILQGYIKKGLDSNLDIRIAMQNIAAAEASMKQGKSGYFPTLSAGTDWTHQQLSKNSQFGALLRDRSTDQYQLTGTLSWEADIWGKIRSNARATNAIYLQTTAATQAVRTQLIADICSTYFQLISIDEQIRVAEETLINRDESIVAIQALKDAGNVTEVGVKQTESQKYATQIIIADLKVAGILFENKMSILLGQPSGKIERSSFGAQKEVPEITLGVPATLLRNRPDVIAAEYNFMSYFEQTNVAKSNFYPTFKITATGGLQSIDLKEWFSANSIFANIVTGLTQPIFNKREIRTKYEIAKANQEKAYLQFEQSLLTAGREVSDALAQYNNEIYKISVREKQVEALKVATDYSDELLKYGLVNYLEVLTAKDDALNAQLTLIENKYAKYNAVIQLYKALGGGWQ; encoded by the coding sequence GCGTCTCGTTGGCCAATATATCCTGGAACAACATTTTTACAGATCCAATTTTGCAAGGTTATATTAAAAAAGGTCTGGATAGCAATCTGGATATTCGAATTGCCATGCAAAATATCGCAGCAGCAGAAGCTTCTATGAAACAAGGTAAGTCGGGCTACTTCCCTACCCTGTCTGCCGGAACAGATTGGACGCATCAACAATTATCAAAAAACAGTCAGTTTGGAGCTTTGCTTCGTGACAGAAGCACCGATCAATATCAATTGACCGGAACTTTAAGCTGGGAAGCTGATATCTGGGGGAAAATAAGAAGTAATGCACGTGCAACAAATGCGATTTATTTGCAAACAACAGCAGCGACTCAAGCGGTAAGAACACAGTTAATCGCTGACATTTGCTCTACTTATTTTCAATTGATTTCGATCGACGAACAGATTAGAGTTGCAGAAGAGACCTTGATAAACAGAGACGAAAGCATCGTGGCAATTCAAGCCTTAAAAGATGCCGGAAATGTTACAGAAGTTGGTGTCAAGCAAACCGAATCTCAAAAATACGCTACCCAAATTATTATTGCAGATTTAAAAGTAGCAGGTATTCTTTTCGAAAACAAAATGAGTATTCTTTTAGGACAGCCTTCAGGTAAAATTGAAAGAAGCAGTTTTGGAGCTCAAAAAGAAGTTCCTGAAATTACTTTAGGAGTTCCGGCGACATTATTGCGTAACAGACCTGATGTAATTGCAGCAGAATACAATTTCATGTCGTATTTTGAACAAACGAATGTCGCGAAAAGTAATTTTTATCCAACGTTTAAAATTACAGCAACAGGCGGACTTCAAAGTATTGATTTAAAAGAATGGTTTAGTGCCAATTCTATTTTTGCCAACATCGTGACCGGTTTAACACAACCTATTTTTAATAAACGTGAGATCAGAACCAAATACGAAATTGCAAAAGCCAATCAGGAAAAAGCTTACTTGCAATTTGAACAATCTTTGTTAACTGCCGGTAGAGAAGTTTCAGATGCTTTGGCACAATACAACAATGAAATTTACAAAATATCTGTTCGTGAAAAGCAAGTGGAAGCTTTAAAAGTAGCGACTGATTATTCTGATGAATTATTGAAATATGGTTTGGTCAATTACTTGGAAGTGTTAACGGCTAAAGATGATGCTTTGAATGCGCAATTGACATTAATCGAAAATAAATACGCTAAGTATAATGCGGTAATCCAATTGTACAAAGCACTTGGAGGTGGTTGGCAGTAA
- a CDS encoding bifunctional response regulator/alkaline phosphatase family protein: MDKIKILWVDDEIDLLKPHILFLEKKNYAVTTCNNGLDAITLFEEDNFDIVFLDENMPGMSGLETLSEMKEKKSAIPMIMITKSEEEYIMEEAIGSKIADYLIKPVNPNQILLSLKKNLDHSRLISEKTTLDYQKEFRKISMELAMVNSFEDWVELYKKLIFWELELENINDQAMIEILESQKVEANSQFGKYIERNYEDWFAPKADKPIQSHNLFKELVVPEIKKKDKPILFVVIDNLRYDQWKSFETVVSNYYKLEKEVPYFSILPTATQYARNAIFSGLLPIEMEKQFPQYWKNDVEDGGKNLYEAEFLTAQLKRLGLDIKQDYFKITNYAGGKKLAENFKALKGNDLVTVVYNFVDMLSHAKTEMEVVKELASDDKAYRSLTLSWFRNSPLLEIIQQAQLLGFKLVLTTDHGTINVKNPSKVVGDKNTSLNLRYKTGRSLTYEQKDVYVVKEPKAIGLPAINMSSSFIFAKNDYFLAYVNNYNHYVSYYKNTYQHGGISLEEMIIPFLIFNPK; the protein is encoded by the coding sequence ATGGATAAAATAAAAATACTTTGGGTTGATGATGAAATCGACCTTTTAAAGCCACACATATTATTTCTGGAGAAAAAAAATTATGCAGTAACAACTTGTAACAATGGTTTAGACGCTATTACCCTCTTTGAAGAAGATAATTTTGATATTGTTTTTTTGGATGAAAATATGCCCGGGATGAGCGGTTTGGAGACCCTTTCGGAAATGAAAGAGAAAAAATCAGCCATTCCGATGATTATGATTACCAAAAGCGAAGAAGAATATATAATGGAAGAAGCCATTGGTTCTAAAATCGCCGATTATTTGATAAAACCCGTAAATCCAAATCAGATTTTATTGAGTTTAAAGAAAAATCTGGATCATTCGAGATTAATCTCCGAAAAAACAACTTTAGACTACCAAAAGGAATTTAGAAAAATCTCAATGGAACTGGCAATGGTCAACTCCTTTGAAGATTGGGTGGAGCTGTATAAAAAACTGATTTTTTGGGAGTTGGAACTGGAAAACATCAACGATCAGGCGATGATCGAGATATTGGAATCACAAAAAGTCGAAGCCAATTCACAATTTGGTAAATATATCGAGCGCAACTACGAAGATTGGTTTGCGCCAAAAGCCGATAAGCCAATTCAGTCGCATAACTTATTCAAAGAATTAGTAGTACCCGAAATTAAAAAGAAAGACAAACCGATACTGTTTGTTGTGATTGATAATTTACGTTACGATCAATGGAAATCTTTTGAAACAGTAGTTTCAAATTATTATAAATTGGAAAAAGAAGTTCCGTATTTCTCTATCCTTCCTACCGCTACTCAATACGCTAGAAATGCCATTTTCTCAGGATTATTGCCTATAGAAATGGAGAAACAATTTCCGCAATATTGGAAAAATGATGTTGAAGACGGCGGAAAAAACCTTTACGAAGCCGAATTTCTAACTGCACAATTAAAGCGTTTAGGACTGGACATCAAACAAGACTATTTTAAAATCACCAATTATGCAGGGGGTAAAAAACTGGCCGAAAACTTTAAGGCTTTAAAAGGAAATGATCTGGTAACGGTTGTCTATAACTTTGTTGACATGCTTTCACATGCTAAAACAGAAATGGAAGTCGTAAAAGAATTGGCTTCTGATGATAAAGCTTATCGTTCCTTAACGCTGAGCTGGTTTAGAAATTCTCCGTTATTAGAAATCATTCAGCAAGCCCAACTTTTAGGCTTTAAATTGGTTTTAACAACAGATCACGGAACAATTAATGTAAAAAACCCTTCAAAAGTTGTTGGAGATAAAAATACAAGTCTAAATTTGCGTTATAAAACAGGTCGTAGTTTGACCTACGAGCAAAAAGACGTTTATGTGGTAAAAGAACCAAAAGCAATTGGTTTGCCTGCCATAAACATGAGTAGTTCTTTTATTTTCGCTAAAAACGATTACTTTTTGGCGTATGTAAACAATTACAATCATTATGTGAGTTATTACAAAAATACCTATCAACACGGGGGAATTTCATTAGAAGAAATGATTATTCCGTTCTTGATATTTAACCCGAAATAA